TACAGGGGCCCATCctgagattttgtttgaaattctgcaagacaaaatggtgtatttttagttatttccgaaaaaaaaatctCGACAAAACGTTTTAGAAATGTACACACAACTCGTCTGCTAAGTTGCGGTCTTGAAAAGTTTTGACACTATACAATACAACTGTGTTAGTTTCAAGCGATTTCAGACAAAAATCTGAGCAAAATGTCACACTACTTGCTTACATAATTGGAGTTCACGTAGAGGGTTGTGTTCGGGGTCAAAGCTGTGCATTTTAAACAACCTTCGGAAAAAAAATGgaggaaataaggttaaaaagttTGCACTAGTCGCCTGCATAATGGTATACAAGTAAAGATAGGATCTCAAGGGTCCTCCCCAAGAGTATTTTGATATTATAgaagacaaaatggtgcattttaagacatctctgatAAAGAATTTGAGAGAATCAGGTTGAAATGTACACATTTCCCGGCTGCATAACTAGAGTAGAAAATAGAGATGGGGTCCAAGGTCCTCCCCGCGAAATTTTAACTAGACGGGAAAATAGCACTATATACTGTCACAGACTACTTCAAGAGTCAGTGTTCAGTATGACCACAGAGGCAGAAacggcgaattactaccttccTTCCTTATTTGAACACTTTTACCAAGAATCTGCGCATTTCGAGTAGTAACAAAGTCGTAAAGCTCGCTTTGAAactgccttatttcatatgaacgtcTTAATGGCTATCATCTGCATGATTTGTTTATagtatttgtcaatatttacaaatgaatacgtgcatacttgcaataaatactatttgtcacggtccagttgtttttgtcataagcttctgaacattgtatgaaaaaaaattgcaatgaaattgtCAACTAAAAAGTTTCAGATCAATCTACTTATGCGTACATTGACACTTTatccatttttgtattaattctaGTTGACACGGCTCCAACCTTAAtctttacatgatttttttttttacaagttaagtcaatgtatacatgttttacatgcagaattgcttaaatcaataaagttcgacacgctccaataattttgcaacaaacaccaaacaaatatatgtgtcgcatcggcatttaaaagacaaatatttgtacaagatatttttagaattgagcaaaaaataaaaaaagttatgaaaagtacaaataaaatctccactggtaaagtttcctaaaaatcggtctaaattttgtaaaatagttcatgcagcgatgggttctacatcaaaattgtaatattatgatacaatacgcaagaatcatacaaatttaaaactcttctaaaaagtgcacaatcatctggcttatagcctacactaaaaggatacaatgtatttatagagATAGTTGTTTTaagggaaataattaaattaattattcattaatagTAATGAAATTTAGAACAACTGACGTTCCCATACCTCAGACCTATATGATATACACTCGTTTTATAAATTATCATACATGATACTTACACATATGCGATCGAGAAGTGTAAGTATCGTACATTAAATGACTAGGCATGTCTTTCCTTAGAACATAATATTGATGTTTGTCAGAAAGACACTTAATGTATAAATCGTTACATGATTTAGAGTCCGTATTAATTTAACTGAATGATACTTTAAGTAATTTTACCTGTATCATTTATCAAGTCCAAATTAGATTTTCATTTTATGACATAATAATATGTTTAATAACCATAGTTTTGGTTTACTTTGCAGTATGCTGTCAAAACTGAATTTCGTCAAAAAGAGTTATAGCAATGATTTTTACAAAGGGGCGCTGGAACTATTTCAGGATGCAAAAGATAATTTTAGTGAATACTTTTTAGAagttttaaaatatgtcaataatgTGATGAATGCAGTTCTTGAAAGAATGGATGTGGTTCTGGAGTCAAATGAGGTTTCAGAGTATTCTCAACCCAATCATCTGAACAGTAGACACAACAACAAATACATACATACTGGCGGGAACATAGTAGGACATCCTGGGAAAAGTTCTGCAATCAGAAATGAAAATCTGCTACTAAAATCAATGGTGGAACAAGTAGTTGACATATTACGCAAATACAGAAGCATTTTTATTTCGCAAAGCCATCGGAATAATTCTAAAGATGGATCTACTTTCTTTGAGCTTGCAGTCGTGACATCAGCGATGTTTGAAGATGCAATGAGCTTTGTGCTTAGTAGAAGTACCGTATTAACGTACACACATGTATTTCCAAGTGACTGTCGCATGTTTATTAGTGTACCTATTTATATGGAcggttatatatacagaaaagaCTATCGTGCAAGTGCATAGGTTTTGtctttctttaaacaaaatgataCCGGATCAGTATAgtcaaattttactttgtttCTCGTTAGAATTGTTTCCTATTTGTATGAACTGTTTCCGTAtgatttttagacaaaatattaaaacaatcttATTCTGCATTAAATTTAGTTATCAGTATACATGAAAAGGGAAAATGCTGTTTAAATATACAATGGATTTCTCCGAATATTTAGAACTTTTATCTCGTGTTAAAAAATGTGCAAAtcttagtcaaaaaataaaattatacaaagCTTAAAAGATGATTACCTTATAGACATAAATGCCTTCCTTCTGACATAACTTTTTATGCTTATTCGTTACGCATCTTTCTCTTCTTTGGCAGTTATTGAAAGATCGTCCTATTATGACTTGATAAGAAGAGTTCAGAATCCTTACCAAATGTAGACAATTTAGCGAAGACGTTGCTCTTATTCCTAATCCAATTTTCGTGAACATCAACACATAGTTCAAGAAATCAAGCTATAAAACTCAAGCTATACTTTCTTATCCTTTCATGCCGGATATAATAAGGGTAGTGCATTTAGGGGTCACGCAATAACTTTTGAAACTGACCCTCACTCATTCACATAAAAAGTCACTTATgagtacaaatattttacaaactccGAATTGAGgctgctttttccattactgcccatgaacagactcaatcaaaccgagtctgcaattttcactatttgccttgatctcggtgcttccgagggatctactttccagattttatttaccttAACATTTTTTGACGAAAGCCAGAAAAcgcaaatatttattgaaagattGTCAAAATATATTGTAGGGCCGTTTTGACTCTTTGATAATAAGGTAAATTATTCCATTGCTATTATAACCATCGTGTTGTGAATATGTCAAATACTGCTATTGTAACAGAAAATGACCAAAAAGTTACCTTtagaatgtattttattttacagagAGCTTTCTGGTCTTCAACGCGCAGTTCATAAAGCGgaataacaattttttattttctaaataatatggAATACTGTATTGTTCATATCCTACCATCACCCATCGCCTATTTGTTAAAGCGCAGTGGCATGGTAGGATGCCAGTATAGCAGGATGGCGATGGTAGGATAATAGGATGTCGAAAGTAGGATGATAAGGTAACAATGGTAGGTGGATAGGATGAGATACTAGCATCCGTCCTACCATCGCTATCCTGCCatcgctatcctaccatcctCCTATTGTTAACATTCTAATATCTCACTATCTTCCTCTCCCATTGTACTGACATCGGCTTTCGTTCTTTTCCTGACCTCGTTATGACATCAAGTGTGGCATATGAATGAcatcaaaattatcttttaatcaataaatGATAAATAGTGTCAAATGTCGTGACAGCGTGTATGTTGGTTGTTCATTAAGCTAGGAGTGGATTTTCTTTAATAATTCGATGGTACAAAATTTACAACCCATCCCCATGAGAGGACCATGGGACTAAATGAATTTGAAAGGCATTAAAATTACCTTTCAAAGCATGTCTAGTAactggtgtcacattccctggaAGAGGGTATGTGGGCTATTTATAATGTCCTAAAAACATGTCTGCATTCGAGCTGTAATTTGATGCATAAACACACTATAAGAACATTATCGCgcatgcaagtggtctaaatatGTATGATACTTACACAGGCAAACATCAGCAGTAATGAAATCTCCCTTAAAAGAAATATGCCAGTATTTTCTAAAAGTAGTGGCGCTATCGCATCAGTGATGGCGCTGTACACTGGCGGTGGCGCTGTGGCTATGCCATGCGTTTTCTGCTCATGTGGCTACCAACGTACACGTCTATCTTCTTTAAGACCTGAacaaattgaagttttatttctcatatataaACAACAATTCTTCAATCAATAAAACACAcacagaaaagaaaatatttcatagcTAAGCttttccgaaataaaagtgtacgCCACATAATGTATCATATGGCCATTTTCGCCCGAGAAATGTATCGTTATACATATCTCACCTGCTGAACTCCATCTGCATTGAGTCATTTCATTACATCTAGTACATACATATGAGATTAGCATGtggtattttcgtgaaatgacagaaactcaatttttacatttttgtttctcaaatgtTTTCAGAACATCTAATATCAATACTTTTGAAATGGTTTTCCCTTTGTTAAAAAGAATGGAATCAAATGACTTATCTGCCTAATTAATGGCAGAGTCTTCACGTGCACCAAATTAATACAATTTCTCCATTTCGATAATATTTTCAAGTACCTCTCCATATTCATTGTCATGATTAGAATCGTTTTGTATCTTAAAATGTTTCTTGATTTGACAGCGACTGACTTGTcgaaagttttgttttatttggaatgTGATTTCAGtttatgacctattttttgatcgcTGACCAAATTAAGcactttttcaaagttttttagtGACGGTATTTTGGCGGAGTAAGTGTTCTTGTTGTAGAATTTGCCTTCAGTAAAATAAGTGTGTTCATTTGAATTAATCTTTTCGGAGAAATAGTCTTGGCAAGATACTGTTCTTCTTTTAAGTTTTTAAGAGAGATCTACGTTTCCCTTTCCGCTCGAGACTTCCCGTCTGCAACGGATAAACAGCAGTGTCTGCATGATACAtgaatatataaaagttttataatttgattaaataacTAGTCGTTCAGTCATTATTCATACACATGcttcaaaataactttaaaatattaGATTCAAAAAGGTAACTGACAATCCCTGTAATGATACCTTATTTGTTatgaataaaacttatttttttgtcAGACGTTCTAACGCTAACCGTCCGCCACAGCGCCACTTCTACTGTATAGCGACATCACTGAAATTaaagcgccaccacttttaaaaatgctgGTGTAGTTCATGTACAGGACATTTAATTAATACTAATGTATGTCTGGGTGAGTATCATACACATTTAGACCATTTGCAAGTGCGATAATGTTCACATAATTATAAAGTGTCTATActtcaaaatttagtttaaatgcatacagatgtcaaaatgtacaaacgtcggaatcaggagaaaagctcttggTACCACAATATACATATTATCTTAACGAAATTAAGTCAACCTGTAGTAATAATGCTTatatgtgacaggaaaggccgtaccggcgacagtaaccatcagaacaaatcaactccctttacaatatttacaaatttatttacataagatgattattaacaatgaatagatatgaaaagaaaaaaaactgattagaagaaagaaaaaaaaaagaaagttcagtatctctagatacaaaagttcttatagtccattctaatctgacgtgacacaggtctttaattcaattgtgaactttaagtagcacaaacaaaacagatttctaaattcaaaatacagtccctttaaaccgtgaatacgttgattccgtattggctccctatggtggtaggtgattgcatccctgagctgacttcagaggataacaaaaatcatcgtctttgcggtttacggcacaaccatgggacgaaagctctgcgctgggaatatcacatccaggcgagtgaagacaagtgaacctcgggcattgtacttccgggttatgacatcaccaggtaaaatcgtctggcggaagaagctaaaatatataacatatggtaagcaccatagcaaaacaaataagtcagggcataaaactgctcctttgggtataccatacctccgtaggctcccataaacaatacgtgctacttatacaaaatatatgtgctactaagttcaaacgtcacatgattaaaatacgtcacttattacttccattattacaaagattacttacttaaaagactaaagttaaagtatgacatgatatgaaaagtatatgaggaaacattatagatacggacatgataaactgcagccattatttacaactacaaattaacaaaattcaatgtaaatcaaacgttatatgatagttggcatccatataatatataatgccatacactacaacggacattaattagatgtgctatagactggcacacaattacaaattacaataatatattacaaacatggcactagacttgccatatagatttatacataacaatacaatgcagtaatggcgttccataattaacaaaatgtttgacataagtttttgaaacagtgctttacaattatcacgatacaaatttcagtataaatctaacatcttatataaacgaaacgttttagattcctctttctaaataatttacaaaagtctgaaaaatttaataaatcatcctgatataccaaaactagccaaaatcacatgccgaaaagtaaatgttacagaattctgtagaatgcacaaaaatttaccaaataaaaatcgtaatgcaaaaatcatacaaaaatctaacaaataaatttcttacctcgatcgagcataaatttctagcaagaaaataattcagacatagattcgtctataaagtcgtaaggtggtgtgcgcaaggcatatctagtccagtctatttaaaggataatgtcccgccaaatactaaatttcatgggattcacggctaagccgtgagctatgactattgtcattttcacgggattcacgatatagccgggaaatctaactactttggcgcgaatttaaattgacaatttgaggcccattatagtggttttggggataaaaacataaattactgaagtttataaaatatcaactttcttattactgaacagaatttaatgaaatttacatggaaatttatgttatgaaatacagaaaaatataagaggtatttcatgcgtgaaatctgacatttacctcaataactcaaaaatttacaaaaagatgatgcaatacctgcatttataatacagataaaataaggcccgtatgtcaatttgtgacattatACGCTGCACTACATTCtctgaattttgaaataatttatatcaacgattatataacttaaaatataaactttactcacctgtttacattttgaaaccggtgatagctgcaccacggaaatgtttATAGCTCATTCCCTTGCCACTCCTTCTTGGTGACGGCGCTAGGGTTTAATAATCGTGAAATAATGTAATAGTTTTCCACAGTTTCGAAATAAAAGCATATGAACTTTTTCTAACTGCCCTTAATCCAAGCGAAGTTTCAGGAAAAATAGCTTGCATCTTATGTTATCGTATGATCCCACTTGTATGATGAACAGCCTTACGTACGGACAAAATGGCGACAAAAAGAAAGTTGCCCCCGCTGACTCGCTGGTGGGGGA
This is a stretch of genomic DNA from Mercenaria mercenaria strain notata chromosome 4, MADL_Memer_1, whole genome shotgun sequence. It encodes these proteins:
- the LOC123553469 gene encoding uncharacterized protein LOC123553469 isoform X1 translates to MYVVSVEVVKEYYFWFMFMLSKLNFVKKSYSNDFYKGALELFQDAKDNFSEYFLEVLKYVNNVMNAVLERMDVVLESNEVSEYSQPNHLNSRHNNKYIHTGGNIVGHPGKSSAIRNENLLLKSMVEQVVDILRKYRSIFISQSHRNNSKDGSTFFELAVVTSAMFEDAMSFVLSRSTVLTYTHVFPSDCRMFISVPIYMDGYIYRKDYRASA
- the LOC123553469 gene encoding uncharacterized protein LOC123553469 isoform X2 gives rise to the protein MYNIMLSKLNFVKKSYSNDFYKGALELFQDAKDNFSEYFLEVLKYVNNVMNAVLERMDVVLESNEVSEYSQPNHLNSRHNNKYIHTGGNIVGHPGKSSAIRNENLLLKSMVEQVVDILRKYRSIFISQSHRNNSKDGSTFFELAVVTSAMFEDAMSFVLSRSTVLTYTHVFPSDCRMFISVPIYMDGYIYRKDYRASA